The Agarilytica rhodophyticola genome has a window encoding:
- a CDS encoding ATPase, T2SS/T4P/T4SS family: MYRVDVNTKSGTKVSSFTWSEEECQIGRSKSNHIVLHGWRVSGVHAIIRNMSEGAFISASVDSRNIVVNKKKFAEYGPIQESDIIQIGDYVIRLKPKGDQKEVAFQSGAGDKKTTNTNQTSSTDNTQVNNSTQQQEDHAGSIDDSLKMQSHEWRSKIHRQLFQIMDLRRVNISEMDDVELREFTRNTIDEILKDLNDFPDTLDAKQLGYEVLAEAVGLGPLEDLLNNEQVSEVMVNACDEIFYEEAGQLKKSKITFTNDRSVIGAIERIVAPLGRRIDESSPMVDARLKDGSRVNAIIPPLALKGPSITIRKFMKNRLTSDDLIRFGSANSDMVKFLETAIVRKRNVVISGGTGSGKTTLLNILSNYIPDNERIVTVEDAAELKLYQPNLVSLEARPPNQEGKGAIHIRDLVKNCLRMRPDRIVVGECRGGEALDMLQAMNTGHDGSLTTIHSNSPRDCISRMEVLVLMSGMDLPVRAIREQISSAVNIIVQQTRFSCGSRRVTSVTEVTGVEGDTVQLSEIFRFRQTGYDSNGKIEGRFESTGLVPEFYEDLRRRGIEVDMSIFREEHNS, translated from the coding sequence ATGTATAGAGTTGATGTTAATACTAAAAGTGGGACTAAGGTTTCTTCGTTTACTTGGAGTGAAGAAGAATGCCAAATAGGCCGCTCCAAAAGTAATCATATTGTTTTACACGGCTGGCGAGTTAGCGGCGTTCACGCCATTATCCGTAATATGTCAGAAGGCGCTTTTATCAGTGCTAGTGTTGACTCGAGAAATATTGTCGTTAATAAAAAGAAGTTTGCTGAGTACGGGCCTATTCAAGAATCCGATATTATTCAAATCGGTGACTATGTTATTCGCTTAAAGCCTAAAGGTGATCAGAAGGAAGTTGCATTTCAGAGTGGCGCTGGTGATAAAAAAACTACAAATACAAATCAAACATCATCAACAGATAACACGCAAGTAAATAACTCTACACAGCAACAGGAAGATCATGCTGGAAGCATAGATGATTCATTAAAAATGCAGTCGCATGAGTGGCGCTCGAAGATACATCGCCAATTATTCCAGATTATGGATTTGCGCCGCGTTAATATTAGTGAAATGGATGATGTAGAATTGCGTGAGTTTACACGCAATACTATCGATGAAATTTTAAAAGATCTTAATGATTTCCCTGATACTTTAGATGCTAAACAACTTGGTTATGAAGTGCTGGCAGAAGCGGTAGGTTTAGGGCCGCTTGAAGATCTTCTCAATAATGAGCAGGTCAGCGAGGTCATGGTTAACGCTTGTGATGAAATATTCTATGAGGAAGCAGGCCAACTTAAAAAATCGAAGATTACTTTCACTAATGACCGTTCAGTGATTGGTGCAATTGAACGTATTGTTGCACCTCTGGGCCGTCGTATCGATGAAAGTTCGCCAATGGTTGACGCTAGACTTAAAGATGGTTCACGTGTTAACGCCATTATTCCGCCTCTGGCTCTAAAAGGCCCTAGTATCACTATCCGAAAATTTATGAAGAATCGTCTTACCTCAGATGATTTGATTCGTTTTGGCTCAGCCAATAGTGATATGGTTAAGTTTCTCGAAACAGCGATTGTTCGCAAAAGAAATGTTGTTATTTCTGGTGGCACAGGTTCTGGTAAAACAACGTTGCTTAATATCCTATCAAATTATATTCCAGATAATGAACGTATCGTTACGGTGGAAGATGCGGCGGAACTTAAACTCTATCAGCCTAATCTTGTTTCTTTGGAAGCTAGACCGCCAAATCAGGAAGGGAAGGGTGCGATTCATATTCGTGACCTTGTAAAAAATTGCCTGCGTATGAGACCAGACCGAATTGTTGTAGGAGAGTGTCGGGGCGGTGAAGCATTGGATATGCTACAGGCGATGAACACAGGTCATGATGGGTCGTTAACAACTATCCATTCCAACTCTCCACGGGATTGTATTTCGAGGATGGAGGTACTGGTATTGATGTCTGGAATGGATTTGCCGGTGCGTGCCATCCGCGAACAAATTTCTTCTGCCGTCAATATTATTGTACAACAAACACGTTTCTCTTGTGGTAGTCGCCGTGTAACCAGTGTGACAGAAGTAACTGGAGTAGAAGGGGATACAGTGCAGTTGTCGGAAATTTTTCGCTTTCGTCAAACTGG
- a CDS encoding type II and III secretion system protein family protein, whose translation MKKVVFVVVFIVVTCSASFALSANYRSIEMHLGEVKVLDVPDVEQVAIGDEKIVLYRPLENGEMILIGAGLGQTNLHVWQKGGRQRIYKVSVINQDVSRNLKLARYLAENIAGLKVSEKDNRIVFSGNVSISQKDNFLAILGQFSNPISLVTYSSFVFQPVVRIDVTLLEIKQRAVRDLGIDWDDAISGPIVGVHRTFSRNDFFRIARDIGNDGDEVASGIIDPDTGVPNDYNFYSYGGLTTVLGSIINLLEETGDAEVISSPRLMAKSGESASFLSGGEFPVAVLNNQGQVEVEFKQYGVRLEISPQVDSEENINTLIFTELSSIDFANVVNGVPGLVSRNSETTVNLRHGETYAISGLALAEKSEQNTKVPFLGDIPYLGQLFRSTNTDADSTELVIMVTPYLVTPDSKINKDLIEAGNPIRESFKNFDWKTKILE comes from the coding sequence GTGAAGAAAGTTGTTTTTGTTGTAGTTTTTATTGTAGTGACCTGCTCAGCATCGTTTGCTTTATCCGCAAATTACAGATCGATAGAAATGCACCTTGGGGAAGTTAAAGTATTAGATGTGCCCGATGTTGAGCAAGTTGCCATTGGTGATGAAAAAATTGTTCTATACCGACCATTAGAAAATGGCGAAATGATACTTATTGGTGCCGGCTTAGGACAAACTAATTTACATGTTTGGCAGAAAGGTGGAAGACAGAGAATCTATAAGGTGAGTGTTATCAACCAAGATGTCTCAAGGAACTTAAAACTAGCACGCTACTTGGCTGAAAATATTGCGGGCTTAAAAGTTAGTGAGAAAGATAACCGAATTGTTTTTAGTGGCAATGTTTCTATTTCTCAAAAGGATAATTTTTTAGCCATTTTAGGACAGTTTTCTAATCCAATATCATTGGTGACTTACAGTAGTTTTGTGTTTCAGCCTGTTGTACGAATAGATGTCACTTTATTGGAAATAAAACAACGAGCGGTAAGGGATTTAGGCATCGACTGGGATGATGCTATTTCAGGACCCATTGTTGGTGTTCATAGGACATTCTCTCGTAATGATTTTTTTCGTATTGCAAGGGATATAGGCAATGATGGCGATGAAGTCGCATCAGGTATTATCGATCCTGATACTGGTGTGCCGAATGATTACAACTTTTATTCTTATGGTGGTCTTACAACGGTTCTAGGTTCAATAATCAATCTCTTAGAAGAGACCGGTGATGCTGAAGTAATTTCTTCGCCACGTTTGATGGCAAAAAGTGGTGAGTCGGCATCATTTTTATCTGGCGGCGAGTTTCCCGTTGCAGTATTGAATAACCAGGGACAAGTAGAAGTTGAATTTAAACAATATGGGGTTCGGCTGGAAATAAGCCCTCAAGTAGACTCAGAGGAAAATATTAATACTTTGATATTTACTGAATTAAGTTCTATTGACTTTGCGAATGTGGTTAATGGTGTGCCGGGACTAGTATCTAGAAACTCGGAAACTACAGTAAATTTACGCCATGGAGAAACCTACGCTATATCAGGCTTGGCTCTGGCAGAGAAGTCTGAACAAAATACAAAAGTCCCATTTTTGGGTGATATTCCATATTTGGGACAGCTTTTTAGAAGCACCAATACTGATGCTGATTCGACAGAATTGGTCATCATGGTAACACCGTATTTAGTTACGCCCGATTCAAAAATTAACAAAGACCTAATAGAAGCGGGTAATCCAATAAGAGAAAGTTTTAAAAACTTTGACTGGAAAACAAAAATTCTAGAGTAA
- the cpaB gene encoding Flp pilus assembly protein CpaB, with translation MKKYRSLGLLVVAIVFSGLAGFASVKYLEHREQALIAEFDEKANYTEVIVPNKDLLVGDLISLDTVSVRPVPATYLSNGTLFPNDFDSIVGLTLKEPAGAGKPLLRSQLDGLTGVEKFSQLLSPGQRALTLSIDELQSNENMLMPGDYVDILVKITSDSGAKTVNVTSLLDKVLVLATGITTVADPSYYQAQAAQQGYGSVTVGVASKDVSTLLSAQTLGELIFLLRNPEDESKGRFADGSGLFNNSKDNRIRVFSKSNATSGVLTGSYRVSGSGQKNLWGNAQDTGRLYKKYQGKAPEEKEIKIGQR, from the coding sequence ATGAAGAAGTATCGATCACTGGGGTTATTGGTAGTTGCGATTGTATTCTCCGGTCTTGCAGGCTTTGCCTCTGTTAAATACCTGGAGCATCGTGAGCAAGCTCTCATTGCTGAGTTTGATGAAAAGGCAAATTACACTGAGGTTATCGTCCCTAATAAAGACCTTTTGGTAGGGGATTTAATTAGCTTAGATACGGTTTCAGTAAGGCCTGTGCCTGCCACCTATCTTTCTAACGGTACCTTGTTTCCCAATGACTTTGATTCTATTGTCGGCTTGACTTTGAAAGAACCCGCCGGCGCTGGTAAACCCCTACTAAGAAGTCAGTTAGATGGCTTGACAGGTGTGGAGAAATTCTCTCAGTTGTTAAGCCCAGGACAGAGAGCTTTAACATTATCGATAGATGAGCTGCAATCCAATGAAAATATGTTAATGCCAGGGGATTATGTTGATATTTTGGTAAAAATAACCTCTGACTCTGGTGCAAAAACGGTTAACGTAACAAGTTTATTAGATAAGGTATTAGTTCTTGCGACGGGAATTACTACTGTTGCTGACCCCTCTTACTATCAAGCTCAGGCGGCACAGCAAGGTTATGGTTCTGTCACTGTTGGCGTTGCTTCTAAAGATGTTTCTACACTGCTTTCTGCTCAAACATTAGGTGAATTGATTTTCTTATTACGTAATCCTGAAGATGAAAGTAAAGGCCGCTTTGCTGATGGCTCTGGTTTATTTAATAACAGTAAAGATAATCGTATTCGAGTGTTTTCTAAAAGCAATGCTACTTCAGGGGTATTGACAGGTTCTTATCGTGTTTCAGGCAGTGGACAAAAGAACCTTTGGGGGAATGCGCAAGATACTGGTCGTCTTTATAAAAAGTATCAAGGCAAAGCACCAGAAGAAAAAGAAATAAAAATCGGGCAGCGATAA